A window of Fodinibius salinus contains these coding sequences:
- a CDS encoding HU family DNA-binding protein encodes MTKADMVDVISSSTGLTKVETEAVVNGFMETVIDAMKRGEHIELRGFGTFKVVKRAQRVARNPKTNEEVIVPEKFAPVLKMSKSFKEEVNESVSEKRES; translated from the coding sequence ATGACGAAAGCAGATATGGTAGATGTGATTTCATCATCGACGGGTCTTACAAAAGTAGAAACAGAAGCAGTGGTTAATGGTTTTATGGAAACCGTTATTGATGCTATGAAGCGAGGTGAACATATTGAGCTTCGGGGATTTGGCACGTTTAAGGTAGTAAAGCGTGCACAGCGTGTTGCTCGTAATCCCAAAACTAACGAAGAGGTGATTGTGCCCGAGAAGTTTGCCCCGGTTCTTAAAATGTCCAAATCGTTCAAAGAAGAGGTCAACGAATCGGTATCAGAGAAAAGAGAGTCGTAA
- a CDS encoding NFACT RNA binding domain-containing protein, whose product MNNYYTLIYLNREIKEKITGGFFRFSISPHKDVLHIYIEKEDEISRLIFSANFRETALFCDFYRPPKKSNVINFFEGLEDRKIVDVALADQDRLVSVHFDNGQHLVFKLFSGSPNVFFVEDDTIIDAFKNPEDRKGDAPPSPQAPNFQDEVSPRRNAKNQMTEINPLLPRNLLPHIIEQHDVDEMPPDQVKEFTNALTMPLLEDPHPRVLKTGDFCLWSREWLDIPSEKECESVNDCVAFAYKNAVHLRRLHNKRKDVAEFLERSKHQKEQLIDQLEQADKSLERSDKYEKYGHLLMAHAHEDLPPGTEEIELEDFYEEGAAITIPLKGDKDVAENAEYYYEKAKDAEKSYKKAMQRLPKAKEDLQKLEDLLNEIRSIEHLPDLNSWIKDHKEVLNSFGFGSSDDKQATSPFRKFKEGKFEIWIGKNAKSNDQLTSHAHKEDIWMHARGVSGSHTVIRMGNRKDYPPQKVILKAASYAAYYSKARGMKSAPVMYTKRKYVHKPKGAAPGAVVVRREQVQMVPPMKPESS is encoded by the coding sequence ATGAATAATTATTACACGCTAATATATTTAAACCGTGAGATAAAAGAAAAAATTACGGGTGGGTTTTTCCGTTTTTCAATCAGTCCGCACAAAGATGTGCTACACATATATATAGAAAAAGAGGATGAAATATCACGCCTTATTTTTAGTGCAAACTTCAGAGAAACGGCTCTGTTTTGTGATTTTTATCGCCCTCCCAAGAAAAGTAATGTCATCAATTTTTTTGAGGGATTGGAAGATCGAAAAATTGTTGATGTGGCTTTGGCCGATCAGGATCGGTTAGTATCGGTACATTTTGATAACGGTCAGCATCTGGTGTTCAAACTTTTTAGCGGATCTCCCAACGTTTTTTTTGTAGAGGATGATACTATTATTGATGCTTTTAAAAACCCCGAAGACCGAAAGGGAGATGCACCGCCGAGTCCGCAAGCCCCTAACTTTCAAGATGAGGTAAGTCCCAGACGCAATGCTAAAAACCAGATGACAGAAATTAATCCCCTGCTCCCGCGCAACTTGTTACCCCACATTATTGAACAGCACGATGTTGATGAGATGCCTCCCGATCAAGTTAAAGAATTTACAAACGCACTCACCATGCCGTTGCTTGAAGATCCGCATCCGCGCGTACTTAAAACGGGTGATTTTTGTTTGTGGTCCCGAGAGTGGTTAGATATCCCCAGTGAAAAAGAGTGTGAGTCGGTAAATGATTGTGTAGCATTTGCTTATAAAAATGCAGTTCATCTGCGTCGTCTGCATAATAAAAGAAAGGATGTGGCTGAATTTTTGGAGCGAAGCAAGCATCAAAAAGAGCAATTGATTGACCAGTTGGAGCAGGCAGACAAAAGTTTAGAACGGTCGGATAAGTATGAAAAATATGGTCACCTGTTGATGGCGCACGCTCACGAAGACTTACCCCCCGGCACCGAAGAAATAGAGCTTGAGGATTTTTATGAGGAGGGGGCAGCAATTACCATCCCACTAAAAGGAGATAAAGATGTGGCTGAGAATGCAGAGTACTATTATGAGAAAGCCAAAGATGCAGAAAAATCGTATAAAAAGGCAATGCAGCGCTTACCCAAAGCAAAAGAAGATCTCCAAAAACTTGAGGATCTTCTAAATGAAATACGAAGTATTGAACATTTGCCCGATTTAAATAGCTGGATAAAAGATCACAAAGAGGTACTGAACAGTTTTGGTTTTGGCAGCAGTGATGATAAACAGGCTACATCGCCGTTTCGCAAATTCAAGGAGGGTAAATTTGAAATTTGGATTGGGAAAAACGCAAAAAGCAACGACCAGCTTACCAGTCATGCACATAAAGAAGATATTTGGATGCACGCACGGGGCGTCAGCGGTTCGCATACGGTTATCAGGATGGGAAACAGGAAAGATTACCCTCCACAGAAAGTAATTCTAAAGGCTGCTAGTTATGCTGCTTATTACTCAAAGGCCAGGGGTATGAAATCGGCGCCGGTTATGTACACCAAGCGTAAATATGTGCATAAACCTAAGGGAGCGGCCCCGGGAGCGGTAGTGGTGCGGCGCGAGCAAGTACAGATGGTGCCGCCAATGAAACCCGAAAGTAGCTAA
- a CDS encoding shikimate kinase, with translation MIPNVPDRIFLSGFMGAGKSTVGRLLAEELEQSFVDLDDKIEEQDGRTIPAIFEESREAAFRRIERGALMEVVRNFEGIVALGGGSLQNQHIVDHLKLNGLLIFIKTPISVILRRISDDEHRPLLTDDDGRPKDKKTLREELQKKYDQRAPLYKQAVITIEDNGNCTPQVLAKKLVKKIRNHVEY, from the coding sequence ATGATTCCGAACGTACCAGATCGTATTTTTCTCAGTGGATTTATGGGAGCTGGCAAATCCACGGTGGGACGCCTGCTGGCTGAGGAGCTGGAGCAGTCATTTGTAGATCTCGATGACAAGATTGAAGAACAGGATGGCCGTACTATTCCCGCTATTTTTGAAGAGTCGAGAGAAGCGGCTTTTCGTAGAATAGAGCGGGGTGCACTGATGGAAGTTGTTCGTAATTTCGAGGGCATTGTTGCACTAGGAGGCGGTAGCCTGCAGAATCAACATATAGTAGATCACCTTAAATTAAATGGGCTACTTATCTTTATTAAAACGCCAATTTCTGTTATATTACGGCGCATTTCTGATGACGAACACCGCCCGTTGTTAACGGATGATGACGGTCGTCCCAAGGACAAGAAAACACTTCGCGAAGAACTGCAGAAAAAATATGACCAGAGAGCCCCCTTATATAAGCAGGCGGTGATCACTATAGAAGATAACGGTAATTGCACGCCACAGGTATTAGCAAAAAAGCTTGTGAAAAAGATTAGAAATCATGTCGAATATTAA
- the aroB gene encoding 3-dehydroquinate synthase has product MSNINLDITTRKEYPIEVGKGLGNTVSAWLGEHYSTDSVFVVIDENVNNLHRERLEKWCQPQFKHVYYIEIPEGERSKSIQQWKEVADEILSIGVERSTPLMAVGGGVTGDLGGFVASTVLRGLPLIHVPTTLLAMVDSSIGGKTGINHNTGKNLIGAFYQPDAVFADVHFLDTLDDKEWVTGIAEILKYGAIRNPDLFKDFESLVNKSFTANEQWVSVIAESAGIKADIVQEDALESGIRAYLNFGHTFGHALEKVAGYGTITHGEAVFVGMLAACNFSAQLGHSVDITPFKSFLPLYQRQMSPLPDDVDELIEAMKSDKKVKNNMLRLVLLNSWASPYVHDCTDYSALREAWEFALSQFNKSI; this is encoded by the coding sequence ATGTCGAATATTAACTTAGATATTACTACCCGTAAAGAGTATCCGATTGAAGTTGGGAAAGGACTCGGCAATACAGTTTCAGCGTGGTTGGGCGAACACTATTCCACTGATAGTGTTTTTGTAGTAATTGATGAAAATGTAAACAACCTCCACCGCGAACGACTAGAAAAATGGTGTCAGCCGCAGTTTAAGCATGTTTACTATATTGAAATTCCTGAGGGAGAAAGGTCAAAGTCAATACAACAGTGGAAAGAGGTTGCTGATGAAATTCTTTCAATTGGTGTGGAGCGTTCTACCCCATTGATGGCTGTAGGTGGAGGTGTAACTGGCGATCTCGGTGGCTTTGTAGCTTCGACAGTGCTGCGCGGTCTTCCGCTTATCCATGTACCGACCACATTGTTGGCCATGGTTGATAGTTCCATTGGAGGCAAGACCGGTATTAATCATAACACCGGCAAAAACCTGATTGGTGCTTTTTATCAGCCGGATGCCGTTTTTGCTGATGTCCATTTTTTGGATACACTGGATGACAAAGAGTGGGTCACAGGTATTGCTGAAATTTTAAAGTATGGAGCAATTCGCAATCCTGATCTTTTTAAAGATTTCGAATCTTTAGTTAATAAATCGTTTACAGCTAATGAGCAATGGGTAAGTGTAATTGCCGAAAGTGCAGGTATTAAAGCAGATATTGTGCAAGAAGATGCACTTGAGTCTGGTATCCGTGCCTATCTTAATTTTGGTCATACTTTTGGACATGCGCTTGAAAAAGTGGCAGGCTATGGTACGATAACACATGGAGAGGCTGTTTTTGTGGGTATGCTTGCGGCGTGTAACTTTTCGGCGCAATTGGGCCATTCGGTAGATATAACGCCTTTTAAATCTTTTTTACCGTTGTATCAGCGTCAAATGTCGCCCTTGCCCGATGATGTAGATGAGCTTATAGAAGCGATGAAGTCAGATAAAAAAGTAAAAAATAATATGCTACGCTTAGTGTTATTGAATAGTTGGGCATCACCTTATGTTCACGATTGTACCGATTATTCGGCATTGCGTGAAGCGTGGGAGTTTGCCTTGTCACAATTTAATAAAAGTATTTAG
- the rnr gene encoding ribonuclease R has protein sequence MNRSKKETFEDIILDILQKNPNAQLPFNVLQNILQVNGKQDNNRLKSVINSLFDRNLIVKRKGGAIQLADNKSKRGQRTVTGKIDISRRGTGYLITDAFEEDVQVSSKHLGTALQDDKVSVELFDKNNGRRKGKVVEVLERGKSIFVGTLNKQGKQNYLIEPDEKSAHTNFFILPDNIGKAQPGDKVVFELVDWVHPRSLPEASIVEILGKEGSNDANVLSILAENDIKPGFPDQVKVFADNIDSSIPKQEIARRRDIRDETVFTIDPDTAKDFDDALSIKVLDNGNFYLGVHIADVTHYMPRNNVLDEEAYKRGTSVYLVDRVIPMLPEKLSNGVCSLSPHEDKLAYSCFMEISPNGKLVDHSIEETVIHSDHRFTYEEAQEVIDGADSDYAAKIQTAAKLAQTLLDKRFEEGSINFETKEPKFILDDDGTPLDVKLKERLFAHRLIEECMLMANKTVAKHVDGLRKKSNKQDNEDLFPFLYRIHDQPDLDKLKNIEENVKPIGINFHIDSPTVSSKAINVLLDQIKDTPLELTVNDLMLRAMSKAEYSPDNIGHFGLGFEDYAHFTSPIRRYPDVLVHRLLKAYGAGKPGYSYNELKTLGAHCSEQERSAIDAERDSVKLKQVEFLSQHLGEDFDGVISGVMGSGIFVDLEDIHCEGMVRVSDLNDDYYEYNESQHCLIGRNHGKKYQLGKEIRVKVVNTDIKARQIDLKLVDDGE, from the coding sequence ATGAATAGAAGTAAAAAAGAAACCTTTGAGGATATTATCCTCGATATTTTACAAAAGAATCCCAATGCACAACTGCCGTTTAATGTGTTGCAGAATATTCTGCAAGTCAATGGCAAACAAGATAATAATCGACTTAAGAGTGTCATTAATAGCCTTTTTGATCGTAATCTTATCGTAAAACGAAAAGGTGGAGCTATACAACTGGCCGACAATAAAAGTAAGCGCGGACAGCGTACCGTAACCGGTAAAATTGACATAAGTCGGCGCGGGACAGGCTATCTTATTACTGATGCTTTTGAGGAAGACGTACAAGTGTCTTCCAAGCATTTGGGAACGGCTCTGCAGGATGACAAGGTTAGCGTTGAATTGTTTGATAAGAACAATGGTCGCCGCAAGGGTAAAGTAGTTGAAGTTTTAGAACGCGGTAAAAGCATTTTTGTGGGCACTCTAAACAAGCAGGGCAAACAAAATTATTTGATTGAGCCTGATGAAAAATCAGCACATACTAACTTTTTTATACTTCCGGATAATATTGGGAAAGCACAGCCTGGCGATAAAGTGGTTTTTGAGCTGGTTGACTGGGTACATCCCCGATCGCTGCCTGAAGCTTCCATCGTTGAAATTCTCGGTAAGGAGGGGTCTAATGATGCCAATGTGCTTTCGATTTTAGCTGAGAATGATATTAAACCCGGATTCCCGGACCAGGTAAAAGTCTTTGCCGATAATATTGATAGCAGTATTCCCAAACAGGAAATTGCCCGCCGACGTGATATTCGCGACGAGACGGTCTTTACCATTGACCCGGATACGGCCAAAGATTTTGATGATGCTTTGAGTATTAAGGTATTGGATAATGGTAACTTTTATTTGGGTGTGCACATTGCGGATGTTACGCACTATATGCCCAGAAATAATGTACTGGATGAGGAGGCTTATAAGCGTGGAACCAGTGTATACTTGGTTGACCGTGTAATTCCTATGCTTCCAGAAAAGCTCAGTAATGGTGTGTGCAGTTTAAGTCCGCATGAAGACAAGCTGGCCTACAGCTGTTTTATGGAAATATCGCCTAATGGTAAACTAGTTGATCATTCTATTGAAGAAACCGTCATCCACTCCGATCATCGCTTTACTTATGAAGAGGCTCAAGAAGTGATCGACGGAGCAGACAGTGACTACGCTGCAAAAATACAAACTGCAGCTAAATTAGCACAGACGCTTTTGGATAAACGATTTGAGGAAGGAAGTATCAACTTTGAAACCAAAGAACCAAAGTTTATTCTGGATGATGATGGCACTCCCCTTGATGTAAAGCTAAAAGAACGCCTGTTTGCCCATCGCCTCATTGAAGAATGCATGCTCATGGCCAACAAAACGGTAGCAAAACATGTCGATGGACTGCGTAAAAAATCGAATAAACAAGATAATGAAGATCTGTTTCCGTTTTTATATCGTATTCATGACCAGCCGGATCTTGATAAGTTGAAGAATATCGAAGAAAACGTGAAACCTATCGGTATTAATTTTCATATCGACAGCCCAACGGTAAGTTCGAAAGCTATTAATGTACTTCTCGACCAAATTAAAGACACTCCGCTTGAGTTAACGGTCAATGATCTGATGCTTCGGGCTATGTCGAAGGCCGAATACAGCCCCGATAATATTGGGCACTTTGGCTTGGGTTTTGAAGATTATGCACACTTTACCAGTCCTATTCGTCGCTATCCGGATGTGCTTGTACATCGGTTGCTTAAAGCTTACGGTGCTGGCAAACCCGGGTATTCCTACAACGAACTTAAAACGTTGGGAGCACATTGCAGCGAGCAGGAACGATCGGCTATTGATGCTGAACGAGACTCTGTAAAGCTGAAACAAGTAGAGTTTTTAAGTCAGCATCTTGGTGAAGATTTTGATGGCGTAATAAGTGGAGTAATGGGTAGCGGTATTTTTGTTGATTTGGAAGATATCCACTGCGAAGGAATGGTCCGGGTTAGTGATCTTAACGATGATTATTATGAATATAACGAAAGCCAGCACTGCCTGATTGGACGAAATCACGGCAAAAAATATCAGCTGGGGAAAGAAATCCGCGTAAAAGTTGTTAACACTGACATAAAAGCACGGCAGATAGATCTGAAATTAGTCGATGACGGCGAATAA
- a CDS encoding peptidase MA family metallohydrolase — protein sequence MKIFRYLRRLLVLLFVIVFVGGLLQESHAQYFSFGKNRVQYKNFDWKYIQSEHFDIYYYQSKNYDLANFAAYNLEASLQQLNEDFDHQIADRIQVILYDSHNDFSQTNVVPLPVDAEGIGGVTDPYKNRITMPFDGNYTKFRSTLQHELEHAVINDMFYGGTVQSRLSGNALQIPNWFNEGMAEYTSLGWDTETDMYMRDAIINDYIPPIPRLGGFFAYRGGEAVWNYIAEEYGRQKITEIMQTLKSTRSLEVAFRRSLGLSIEELSKRWKDYYRERYLPEVANREDVTNFGEQLTNQGKNATYNTSPAISPQGDKIAMITNARGYFDVVVISAVTGKKIKTLIKGEDNVNFEELNILNPNLTWSPDGQKIALSTKSKGEDKLAIVDYETGDVRLISFPKLDAIGSVAWSPNGNKIAFDGNIGPYQDIYVYNLKNEEFINVTNDVISDYTPAWGSDSKTIYFVSSRGDETRLNAVKNTSRLLLDDDLYSSDIYSVTIGDSKATQLTKTPLWNETQPITSPNGSLFYISDENGIPNVYQMDLEDRTTVPLTNLQTGVRQMSISADASRLAVNSINKGALDIFMINAPLSRKKDGPLKPNHWAQRRAKETEAERVPATGYVRDMLTNNALATTSLTDAVADKVDPEPKEAAVDTLAGDAKSAKSDTTVAQAQTDTTAKEGSDNIDFRNYVFDSSVSEDSTFEKKYLDASKFEVKKNKTEDGRYIPNEYRLKFSTDLVYAGGNFSTMYGAYGITQIQFSDLLGNHQISFGTNLNLDLRNSTYFLQYGYLKQRTDWIFNFFHQSRNFQDFSGNLFRFRTFGGGINMRYPIDKFRRVDVSLSAIGLAQDFSVAYEDTASNQKATFLYPQVIYTSDKTLGGFLAPRGGHRYSVSVSGSPPISSSTSQFVSALGDFRKYFHLGSRYSFAVRGSGGASFGRDSQTFFLGGTLGWINQQYSGRGIPLDRLGDTFFTQPALPLRGHPYNATYGNKFSLVNAEFRFPLFAAILPGPIPVLPLYNLTGVAFLDAGMAWGQNVKFEFRNQNNPQNTQEIILNDKELDFAVAQQTRQTVVTPGGQTSVPVTEGDILMGAGFGLRTVLFGFPLRYDVGWPYFRDGFDSDPIHYISIGIDF from the coding sequence ATGAAAATCTTTCGATACCTACGGCGATTGTTGGTACTGCTTTTTGTGATTGTCTTTGTTGGGGGACTGTTGCAAGAATCTCATGCCCAGTACTTTTCATTTGGCAAAAATAGGGTTCAATACAAGAATTTTGATTGGAAATATATACAGTCCGAGCATTTTGATATATATTATTACCAGTCGAAAAATTATGACTTGGCTAATTTTGCAGCCTACAATTTAGAAGCCTCGTTGCAACAGCTTAATGAGGATTTCGACCATCAGATTGCTGATCGTATTCAGGTAATCCTTTACGATTCTCACAACGACTTCTCGCAGACAAACGTGGTGCCACTACCGGTTGATGCAGAGGGAATTGGTGGTGTTACTGATCCTTACAAGAATCGAATTACCATGCCGTTCGACGGTAATTATACCAAATTTAGAAGTACGTTACAGCACGAGCTTGAACACGCTGTCATCAACGATATGTTTTATGGGGGCACCGTACAATCTCGGTTAAGCGGTAATGCACTGCAGATTCCGAATTGGTTTAATGAAGGCATGGCCGAGTATACTTCGCTGGGGTGGGATACGGAGACTGATATGTATATGCGGGATGCTATTATTAATGATTACATTCCTCCCATACCTCGGTTAGGGGGATTTTTTGCTTACAGGGGGGGAGAGGCCGTATGGAATTATATTGCCGAAGAATATGGACGCCAAAAGATTACGGAAATTATGCAGACCCTGAAAAGTACGCGTAGTTTAGAAGTTGCTTTTCGGCGGTCGCTGGGTCTAAGTATCGAAGAGCTATCCAAACGTTGGAAAGATTATTACCGGGAGCGATATTTGCCGGAGGTGGCTAATCGCGAAGATGTAACTAATTTTGGTGAACAATTAACTAATCAGGGTAAGAACGCAACTTATAACACTAGTCCCGCTATTTCACCGCAGGGTGATAAAATTGCGATGATTACCAATGCACGCGGTTATTTTGATGTGGTGGTCATTAGCGCGGTAACCGGGAAAAAAATAAAGACGCTAATAAAGGGAGAAGATAACGTCAATTTTGAAGAGCTGAACATTTTAAATCCTAATTTAACGTGGTCGCCGGATGGACAAAAAATAGCGCTCTCTACAAAGTCGAAGGGAGAAGATAAGCTGGCCATTGTAGATTATGAAACTGGCGATGTACGTCTTATTTCATTTCCTAAATTGGATGCTATTGGTTCTGTAGCTTGGTCTCCAAACGGCAATAAAATTGCCTTTGACGGTAATATTGGACCCTACCAGGATATTTATGTTTATAATCTTAAAAATGAAGAGTTTATAAATGTTACGAATGATGTGATCTCTGATTATACACCTGCTTGGGGCAGTGACTCAAAAACTATTTATTTTGTCTCATCGCGTGGAGATGAAACCAGATTAAATGCTGTTAAAAATACATCAAGGTTGTTACTGGACGATGATTTATACAGTTCAGATATTTATTCAGTGACTATCGGAGATTCCAAGGCAACACAGCTTACGAAAACGCCCCTATGGAATGAAACGCAGCCTATTACCTCGCCTAATGGTTCGCTGTTTTATATTTCTGATGAAAATGGTATTCCTAATGTATATCAAATGGATCTGGAAGATCGCACAACAGTGCCACTTACCAACCTACAGACTGGAGTGCGTCAAATGTCAATTAGTGCAGATGCAAGCCGGCTGGCAGTTAATTCCATCAACAAGGGGGCATTAGATATTTTTATGATAAATGCACCTCTTAGTCGAAAGAAAGATGGTCCCCTGAAACCCAATCACTGGGCCCAGCGGCGTGCTAAGGAGACGGAGGCCGAACGGGTACCTGCAACCGGCTACGTTCGTGATATGTTAACGAACAATGCACTGGCCACAACAAGTTTAACAGATGCCGTAGCTGATAAAGTGGATCCTGAGCCAAAAGAAGCGGCAGTCGATACGTTGGCAGGAGATGCTAAGTCGGCAAAAAGTGATACTACGGTAGCCCAAGCACAAACAGATACCACAGCTAAAGAGGGTTCGGATAATATTGATTTTCGAAACTATGTATTTGACTCCTCAGTGTCAGAAGACTCTACTTTCGAGAAAAAATATTTAGATGCTTCAAAGTTTGAGGTTAAAAAGAATAAAACAGAAGACGGCCGCTATATTCCCAATGAATATCGCCTAAAGTTTAGCACTGACCTTGTATATGCAGGAGGTAATTTTTCAACGATGTATGGGGCTTATGGAATTACTCAGATACAATTCAGTGATCTTTTGGGTAACCATCAGATCTCTTTTGGGACCAATCTCAATTTAGATTTGCGCAACAGCACCTATTTTTTGCAGTACGGTTACCTTAAACAACGAACTGACTGGATTTTTAACTTCTTCCATCAATCCAGAAACTTCCAGGATTTTAGTGGCAATTTATTTCGGTTCCGTACCTTTGGCGGTGGGATAAATATGCGGTATCCCATTGACAAATTCCGTCGGGTTGATGTAAGTCTCTCAGCTATTGGTCTTGCACAGGACTTTTCAGTTGCGTATGAAGATACGGCAAGCAATCAAAAAGCTACTTTTTTATACCCTCAGGTAATTTATACCAGTGACAAAACACTCGGAGGATTTTTGGCACCAAGAGGAGGGCATCGGTATTCGGTAAGTGTCAGTGGTAGCCCGCCCATTAGTAGTAGCACATCCCAATTTGTTTCCGCACTGGGCGATTTCCGAAAATATTTTCACTTAGGTAGCAGATATTCGTTTGCCGTTAGGGGATCTGGCGGAGCTTCTTTTGGCCGTGACTCACAGACTTTCTTTTTGGGGGGGACACTGGGATGGATTAATCAGCAGTATTCGGGTCGTGGTATTCCGTTAGATCGTCTTGGAGACACCTTCTTTACCCAGCCGGCACTGCCACTTCGCGGTCATCCGTATAATGCTACTTACGGAAATAAGTTTTCATTAGTCAACGCAGAATTCCGGTTTCCGTTGTTTGCAGCTATTTTGCCCGGTCCAATACCGGTACTCCCGTTATATAACTTAACTGGTGTAGCATTTTTGGATGCCGGGATGGCTTGGGGACAGAATGTAAAATTCGAGTTTCGGAACCAAAACAACCCGCAAAATACACAAGAAATTATTTTAAATGATAAAGAACTGGATTTTGCTGTAGCCCAGCAAACACGTCAGACGGTTGTTACACCGGGTGGGCAGACTTCGGTACCTGTCACTGAGGGAGATATCTTGATGGGCGCCGGATTTGGCCTGCGTACTGTCCTTTTTGGATTTCCCTTGCGTTATGATGTGGGGTGGCCCTATTTTCGCGATGGTTTTGATAGCGATCCTATCCACTACATATCGATTGGGATAGATTTTTAG
- a CDS encoding type IX secretion system plug protein domain-containing protein — protein sequence MFFKATFYSNLLFVTFLLYLGIGCAASNQNRNANLTHSDRPLLTSGFALPGQQVPPKDIQSIHVHPQNAPAKAPIISLKTSQKLVLSFDYLSTQSRQFRIEISHRTQNWKQSSITASTYLDSFSYAFIQNAKASFTNNPSYRHVEYSFPNDQLRPAVSGNYLIEVYDDNDGTLLFKLPFFVTENEGQISTQIDRLFAKRNDGRPLDQPSSKYQYPKFVEYPQFDLSMSFAQNQFWGRMRKADFLDTITQNKLNGRLQINNSFVGNYEFKTLNLQNFEADGQQIVEYFPGLTPPKVVLRRDIQRFGVTPSPFPLSNLGMPSKGRSGNYARVQFSLTTDSSVSPNTNIFVIGDFNNWIVNDFHQMEYDSERKLWKGNAIIKEGQYAYKYVTVSNNNINDLALDQLFVSSAQEYFTFIYYKDPDKNFDRLLKVDRTMKQ from the coding sequence TTGTTTTTCAAGGCAACTTTCTACAGTAATCTCCTTTTTGTCACATTTTTATTGTATTTGGGGATTGGTTGTGCAGCCTCTAACCAAAATAGAAATGCTAATCTCACTCACTCTGATCGACCTCTTTTAACATCAGGATTTGCACTCCCAGGGCAGCAAGTTCCGCCCAAGGATATCCAGAGTATTCACGTACATCCCCAAAATGCCCCTGCTAAAGCCCCTATTATTAGCCTCAAGACTTCACAAAAACTTGTATTGTCATTTGATTATCTGAGTACACAAAGCCGCCAATTTCGAATTGAAATTTCTCATCGTACTCAAAATTGGAAACAAAGTTCTATTACTGCCTCTACCTATCTCGACAGTTTTTCTTATGCCTTTATCCAAAATGCAAAGGCCAGTTTTACTAACAATCCATCTTATCGGCATGTCGAATACTCGTTTCCAAATGATCAGTTACGTCCTGCTGTAAGTGGAAATTACTTAATTGAAGTTTATGACGACAACGATGGGACATTGCTTTTTAAGCTGCCTTTTTTTGTTACCGAAAACGAAGGGCAAATAAGTACTCAAATTGACCGATTATTTGCAAAAAGGAATGACGGGCGACCTCTTGATCAGCCTTCCAGTAAGTACCAATATCCCAAATTCGTTGAATACCCACAGTTTGATTTGTCGATGTCTTTTGCTCAAAACCAGTTTTGGGGGCGAATGCGCAAAGCTGATTTTCTTGATACCATTACTCAAAATAAGCTAAACGGCCGGTTGCAAATAAACAATAGCTTTGTGGGTAATTATGAATTTAAAACATTAAACCTGCAAAATTTTGAAGCAGATGGACAGCAAATTGTAGAGTATTTTCCAGGCCTAACGCCACCTAAAGTTGTTTTACGCCGTGATATCCAACGGTTTGGGGTAACGCCTAGCCCCTTTCCTCTTTCTAATCTGGGAATGCCAAGCAAGGGCCGGAGCGGAAACTATGCCCGGGTGCAGTTTTCGCTGACAACAGACTCATCAGTCTCTCCCAATACCAATATCTTTGTGATCGGTGATTTTAACAACTGGATTGTAAATGACTTCCATCAGATGGAATATGATAGCGAAAGAAAGCTCTGGAAAGGAAATGCAATCATCAAGGAAGGGCAATATGCTTATAAGTACGTAACAGTCAGCAATAACAATATAAACGACCTGGCACTCGACCAACTCTTTGTATCTTCAGCCCAAGAATATTTTACCTTTATCTATTATAAAGATCCTGATAAAAATTTTGACCGGCTGTTAAAAGTAGATCGCACTATGAAACAGTAA